One genomic region from Selenihalanaerobacter shriftii encodes:
- a CDS encoding ABC transporter permease, which produces MIKRISLFELALYLLAGVALLFISLPLLNLVFESFSFIALSKILTSDFYNAMQVSLIASIITLIINILWGLPLAYLLARKNFKGKRILQAIIFFPIVIPPIVSGILLLMIFGPRSIIGEVLASSDLRFTGTIWGTILAQTFITAPYLIITTKIAFEKVDEKLEAVSLLLGKSQWQTFKDITLPLAKKGIIAGILLTWIRAIGEFGATIILAYHPNSLPIRIWVEFTSGGLNSALPLVIGLILVVIFILILLKLISGELKLRTF; this is translated from the coding sequence TTGATTAAGAGAATTAGTTTGTTTGAATTAGCCTTATATCTATTAGCAGGAGTAGCATTATTATTTATTAGTTTACCATTATTGAATTTAGTCTTTGAAAGTTTTTCTTTTATTGCATTATCAAAAATTTTGACTTCAGATTTTTATAATGCTATGCAAGTATCTTTAATAGCCTCTATAATTACTTTGATTATTAATATATTATGGGGTCTTCCTTTAGCTTATCTGTTAGCACGTAAGAATTTTAAAGGGAAAAGAATTTTACAAGCAATTATTTTCTTTCCAATAGTAATCCCTCCGATAGTTAGTGGAATTTTGCTTTTGATGATATTTGGACCTCGTAGTATAATTGGAGAAGTATTAGCTAGTAGTGATTTAAGGTTTACTGGTACTATTTGGGGAACTATTTTAGCTCAGACATTTATTACAGCTCCGTACTTAATTATTACTACGAAGATAGCTTTTGAGAAGGTAGACGAGAAGTTAGAAGCTGTTTCACTATTATTAGGTAAGAGCCAGTGGCAGACTTTTAAAGATATAACATTGCCTTTGGCTAAGAAGGGAATTATTGCTGGGATTTTATTAACTTGGATTCGAGCTATCGGTGAATTTGGAGCTACTATTATTTTAGCGTATCACCCTAATTCTTTACCGATTAGAATTTGGGTAGAGTTTACTAGTGGAGGACTTAATTCGGCTTTGCCGTTAGTAATTGGTTTAATTTTAGTAGTAATTTTTATATTGATTTTATTGAAATTGATCAGTGGTGAGTTAAAGTTAAGAACTTTCTAA
- a CDS encoding ABC transporter ATP-binding protein — MTQPVTIKNITKEFTDKETEKNILALNNINLEIEKGEFVCIIGASGCGKSTLLNLIAGFLEQTTGHISVGNNIVKEPGPDRGVVFQEYTLFPWLNVIKNVTFGLNELDLTTNEKEVIGKKYLSLVGLEKFAQAYPHELSGGMKQRVAIARVLAMDCEILLMDEPFGALDAQTRQMLQQELLEIWGQEKKTVVFVTHNVDEAVYLADRVVVLSSHPGRIKADIKINLSRPRDRLSNKVAEIKRELLGHLMGDDMGA, encoded by the coding sequence ATGACACAACCTGTTACTATTAAGAATATTACCAAAGAATTTACTGATAAAGAGACGGAAAAGAATATTTTAGCATTAAATAATATTAACTTGGAGATTGAAAAGGGAGAGTTTGTATGTATAATAGGCGCTAGTGGTTGCGGTAAATCAACCTTATTAAATTTAATTGCTGGTTTTTTAGAACAGACTACTGGTCATATTTCTGTTGGCAATAATATAGTTAAAGAGCCAGGCCCTGATCGGGGAGTTGTTTTTCAAGAATATACTCTTTTTCCATGGTTAAATGTTATAAAGAATGTTACATTTGGATTAAATGAACTAGATTTAACAACAAATGAAAAAGAGGTAATAGGTAAGAAGTATCTATCGCTAGTGGGCCTTGAAAAATTTGCTCAAGCTTATCCCCATGAGTTATCTGGCGGGATGAAACAACGAGTAGCTATTGCTCGGGTATTGGCTATGGATTGTGAAATTTTATTAATGGATGAACCTTTTGGGGCACTTGATGCTCAAACTAGACAAATGTTACAACAAGAATTGTTAGAAATTTGGGGTCAAGAAAAGAAAACAGTAGTTTTTGTTACTCATAATGTAGATGAGGCAGTTTATTTGGCGGATAGGGTAGTTGTTCTTTCTTCTCATCCAGGACGTATTAAAGCAGATATTAAGATAAACTTGTCTCGACCAAGAGACCGATTATCCAATAAGGTAGCAGAGATTAAAAGAGAGTTGTTAGGTCATTTAATGGGTGACGATATGGGAGCATAG
- a CDS encoding ABC transporter substrate-binding protein has protein sequence MSSNIRKLLILMLMGVLLLSAGCSSTNETKGDLKSKPKISFAYQTSVAHSLAMIADHKGFFASEGLDVNTQVLNSGPAVNEAIASGSVQFGTMGDTPALMAVAGNLPVKILSSVGGGENRQRLMVKKNSNIDSVKDLAGKTIGIKKGTSSHGGFYQLASKEGLDPDQVSIIDIRPPDMADALATDQADAILIWEPTPTVIEAKNIGRELSTLAGTNNQYPVFILANTAYAQKNKEVVIKVLKSLKKAAKFLQNNPDQAAQVVSKVTGLSPELAKKSMNYHYFKVDFNEEIKESLNNTAAFLYEYDKIQKIPKLEKVIDDSYLKQINISK, from the coding sequence ATGAGTTCAAATATACGTAAGTTATTAATATTAATGTTAATGGGTGTATTATTATTAAGTGCAGGTTGTAGTTCTACTAATGAAACTAAAGGTGATTTAAAAAGTAAACCTAAAATTTCTTTTGCTTACCAAACTTCAGTTGCACATTCTTTGGCTATGATTGCTGATCATAAAGGTTTTTTTGCTAGTGAAGGTTTAGATGTGAATACTCAGGTTTTAAATAGTGGACCTGCCGTTAATGAAGCTATTGCATCTGGAAGTGTGCAGTTTGGAACAATGGGTGATACGCCAGCTTTAATGGCGGTAGCTGGGAATTTACCGGTTAAGATTTTATCTAGCGTTGGTGGAGGAGAGAATAGACAACGATTAATGGTTAAAAAGAATAGTAATATAGATTCAGTTAAAGATTTAGCAGGAAAAACAATAGGGATTAAGAAAGGAACAAGCTCCCATGGTGGTTTTTATCAATTAGCTAGTAAAGAAGGATTAGACCCAGATCAAGTTTCCATAATTGATATTAGACCTCCAGATATGGCAGATGCTTTAGCTACAGATCAAGCTGATGCGATTTTAATTTGGGAACCGACTCCTACGGTTATAGAGGCTAAGAACATAGGACGTGAATTAAGTACTTTAGCTGGTACAAATAATCAGTATCCAGTTTTTATATTAGCAAATACCGCTTATGCTCAAAAAAATAAAGAAGTAGTAATTAAAGTTTTAAAGTCGTTAAAAAAAGCAGCAAAGTTTCTTCAAAATAATCCGGATCAGGCAGCACAGGTAGTATCAAAAGTTACTGGATTATCTCCGGAATTGGCTAAAAAGTCTATGAATTATCATTATTTTAAAGTTGATTTTAATGAAGAAATAAAAGAAAGCCTAAATAATACGGCTGCTTTCTTATATGAATATGATAAGATTCAAAAAATACCTAAGTTAGAGAAAGTAATTGATGATTCTTATTTAAAGCAAATTAATATAAGTAAGTAG
- a CDS encoding ABC transporter permease: protein MNETYQYQQQLEEAEDYKINNQENSIKDITNKVGKNSLRDIVINIIPIIGLFIIWHLIAIIIIKNRGVPFPTPLQTLVRFYELLRGDVYLKHTIYGHLLDSLIRWGTGFSLAAVIGMSIGVLIGWSKIFSKLIMPIVYILQPIPSLAWIPVAILLFGLGTKSTILIIFLASIFPIIINMAAGVKGVSKMYIRAAKMMGTNDRTLFLKVLLPAAIPHLLSGFRIGLANGWRALIAAEMIAATGSGVGYAIFQARWNFDYASAFVNIIVICIIGLTIERLIFTPIEKGTIEKWGMKRKED, encoded by the coding sequence ATGAATGAAACTTATCAATACCAACAGCAGTTAGAAGAGGCTGAAGATTATAAAATTAATAATCAAGAAAATTCTATTAAAGATATTACAAATAAAGTGGGAAAGAATAGTTTAAGGGATATTGTTATAAATATTATTCCGATTATAGGATTATTCATTATTTGGCATCTAATAGCTATTATAATTATTAAGAATAGAGGTGTTCCTTTTCCCACACCATTACAAACGTTAGTTAGATTTTATGAATTACTTAGAGGTGATGTTTACTTAAAACATACTATTTATGGACATTTATTAGATAGTTTAATTAGGTGGGGAACAGGATTTTCATTAGCAGCAGTTATAGGAATGAGTATAGGAGTTTTAATTGGTTGGTCAAAAATCTTTAGTAAATTAATTATGCCGATTGTTTACATTTTACAACCTATTCCTAGTTTAGCCTGGATTCCAGTAGCAATTTTATTATTTGGATTAGGAACTAAATCTACTATTCTCATTATCTTTTTAGCTTCAATATTTCCAATTATAATTAATATGGCAGCAGGTGTAAAAGGAGTAAGTAAGATGTATATACGAGCTGCTAAAATGATGGGAACAAATGATAGAACATTATTTTTAAAAGTTTTACTTCCAGCTGCAATCCCGCATCTTCTAAGTGGGTTTAGAATTGGTTTAGCTAATGGCTGGAGAGCACTAATAGCAGCTGAGATGATAGCGGCAACTGGCTCTGGAGTAGGTTACGCCATTTTTCAGGCCCGTTGGAACTTTGACTATGCATCTGCTTTTGTTAATATAATTGTAATCTGTATTATTGGTTTAACTATAGAAAGATTAATCTTTACTCCAATTGAAAAGGGTACTATTGAAAAGTGGGGAATGAAGAGAAAGGAGGATTAA
- a CDS encoding response regulator: MGKEKILVVDDEENIVELVKFNLEKEGYEVVVAYDGQAALDKVNHEEINLLILDLMLPKLGGLDVCRTIRNNQEISELPIIMLTAKEKEVDRVLGLELGADDYVTKPFSPRELVARVKAILRRANFDKLEKDDEQIEVGEIKIDLNKYEILLSDKEVNFTPKEFQLLKLLAISSGKVLTRNFLLREIWGYNYDGDTRTVDVHIRRVRQKLKENSVEDLEYIETVRGVGYRFKELE, translated from the coding sequence ATGGGTAAAGAGAAGATTTTAGTTGTAGATGATGAAGAGAATATAGTTGAGCTAGTTAAGTTTAATTTAGAGAAAGAGGGTTATGAAGTGGTAGTAGCTTATGATGGACAAGCTGCTTTAGATAAAGTTAATCATGAAGAGATAAATTTATTAATTTTAGATTTAATGTTACCTAAATTAGGTGGTTTAGATGTTTGTAGAACGATTAGAAATAATCAAGAGATAAGTGAACTACCGATTATTATGTTAACGGCTAAGGAAAAAGAGGTAGATAGAGTTTTAGGTTTAGAATTAGGAGCTGATGACTATGTTACTAAGCCTTTTAGCCCCCGGGAATTAGTAGCTAGAGTGAAAGCTATTCTAAGAAGAGCTAATTTTGATAAGTTGGAGAAAGATGATGAACAGATTGAGGTTGGAGAAATTAAGATTGATTTAAATAAATATGAAATATTATTATCAGATAAAGAGGTTAACTTTACTCCTAAGGAATTTCAATTACTAAAGTTATTAGCTATTAGTTCTGGGAAGGTTTTGACTAGAAACTTTTTATTAAGAGAAATTTGGGGCTATAACTATGATGGAGACACTAGAACTGTAGATGTACATATTAGAAGAGTAAGACAAAAGTTGAAAGAGAATAGTGTAGAAGATTTGGAATATATTGAAACAGTTAGAGGAGTGGGATACCGATTTAAGGAGTTGGAATAA
- a CDS encoding Spo0E family sporulation regulatory protein-aspartic acid phosphatase — MYNIQQLKNRINKTKSELTNLATETNNINNEEVVNKSQELDELIVSFMKNELLT, encoded by the coding sequence ATGTATAATATTCAACAACTAAAAAATAGAATAAATAAAACAAAATCAGAACTTACTAACTTAGCTACAGAAACTAATAATATTAATAATGAAGAAGTAGTAAATAAAAGTCAAGAACTAGATGAATTAATTGTTTCTTTCATGAAAAATGAATTACTTACATAA
- a CDS encoding extracellular solute-binding protein, with product MKNSQIIAIIIIFVIVGALVINFNLDASDGKLKSIYAGSLLSVMENKINPKLEEKFQLNVQGEGHGSLRGARMINEGLRSPDIYLSADPAVNEQLLLGNKNSDLIDWYLSFLSNELVIAYSPDNHFKNEIKKVTSGDKEWYKLLLMDGFRLGRTDPNLDPKGYRTLFMLDLAAKYYDQDNLKKKVLNNNEQKLIFPEIELMAMLETSQLDAAVTYKNEAIERGLPYISLPDQVNLSNPKYTDFYEEVKYATDNNEVFRGKPIIYTITILNESENKSAAINVLDYILSNSGREFFVKHGFNVIPIQFKGNKNDIPVKLQKYLKGELEID from the coding sequence ATGAAAAATTCACAAATTATTGCAATAATTATAATTTTTGTTATAGTAGGAGCTTTAGTAATTAATTTTAATTTGGATGCTTCTGATGGTAAATTAAAATCAATTTATGCAGGTTCTTTATTAAGTGTAATGGAAAATAAAATAAATCCTAAACTAGAAGAAAAATTTCAATTAAATGTGCAAGGAGAAGGTCATGGCTCACTTAGAGGGGCTAGAATGATTAATGAAGGATTACGTAGTCCTGATATTTACTTAAGTGCAGATCCAGCAGTAAATGAACAATTGTTATTAGGAAATAAAAATAGTGATTTAATTGATTGGTATTTGTCTTTTTTAAGTAATGAATTAGTAATTGCGTATAGTCCAGATAATCATTTCAAGAATGAAATAAAGAAAGTTACATCTGGAGATAAAGAATGGTATAAGTTATTATTAATGGATGGATTTCGTTTAGGTAGAACTGACCCAAATTTAGACCCTAAAGGATATCGAACTTTATTCATGTTAGATTTAGCTGCTAAATATTATGACCAAGATAATTTAAAGAAGAAAGTTTTAAATAATAATGAACAGAAATTAATCTTTCCAGAAATAGAATTAATGGCTATGTTGGAGACAAGTCAGCTTGATGCCGCTGTAACTTATAAGAATGAAGCTATTGAACGAGGATTACCATATATTAGTTTGCCTGATCAGGTTAATTTAAGCAATCCAAAGTATACAGATTTCTATGAAGAAGTTAAATATGCGACAGATAATAATGAGGTATTTAGAGGTAAGCCAATAATATATACTATTACTATCTTAAATGAATCTGAAAATAAAAGTGCAGCAATTAATGTTTTAGACTATATTCTATCAAATTCAGGTAGAGAGTTTTTTGTTAAACATGGTTTTAATGTAATTCCAATTCAATTCAAAGGAAATAAAAATGATATACCAGTTAAATTACAAAAATATCTTAAAGGAGAATTAGAGATTGATTAA
- the pgeF gene encoding peptidoglycan editing factor PgeF, producing the protein MFKLLKGRNYSNLKYYIIEEFAETGLVKHCFSTRLGGVSNQDFISLNLGLHTGDDKNNVLENRKRICNELGVDYEQIVAGEQVHSDAIKIVNRDDIGKGALDYNDSISATDALITNQPGVTLTSYYADCVPIIILDPKQQVVALAHGGWKGTIKKIGQQTVMKMQEVFDSDPVDILVGIGPSIGPCCYEVDEYVINPLRETFDDWQELIEEVGDDRWKLNLWETNCLQLQEIGVLRKNIVVSEICTSCNTDLLYSYRAEDGTTGRMASLIELR; encoded by the coding sequence ATGTTTAAACTATTAAAAGGTAGAAATTATTCTAATTTAAAATATTATATTATAGAAGAATTTGCTGAAACTGGGTTAGTTAAGCATTGTTTTTCGACTAGATTAGGAGGAGTAAGTAATCAAGATTTTATTAGTTTGAATTTAGGTCTTCATACTGGTGATGATAAAAATAATGTTTTAGAAAATCGCAAACGAATATGTAATGAATTAGGAGTAGATTATGAACAGATAGTAGCAGGCGAACAAGTCCATTCTGATGCAATTAAAATAGTAAATAGAGATGATATAGGAAAAGGAGCATTAGATTATAATGATTCAATTTCAGCTACTGATGCCTTAATTACTAATCAACCGGGAGTCACATTAACTTCTTACTATGCAGACTGTGTACCTATTATTATTTTAGACCCTAAACAACAAGTAGTGGCTTTAGCTCACGGAGGATGGAAGGGAACAATAAAAAAGATAGGTCAACAGACAGTTATGAAGATGCAAGAAGTGTTTGATTCTGACCCTGTCGATATCCTAGTTGGTATTGGTCCTTCTATTGGTCCTTGTTGTTATGAAGTAGATGAATATGTAATTAATCCTTTAAGGGAAACATTTGATGACTGGCAGGAGTTAATAGAAGAGGTAGGGGATGATAGATGGAAATTAAATTTATGGGAAACTAATTGTCTACAATTGCAGGAAATAGGAGTTTTAAGAAAGAATATAGTGGTTAGTGAAATATGTACTTCTTGTAATACAGATTTGCTTTATTCTTATCGGGCGGAAGATGGAACGACAGGCAGAATGGCAAGTTTAATTGAATTACGTTAA
- a CDS encoding DUF2512 family protein, whose protein sequence is MEYIRVIFMKFLLIELISIVLVSVLGPLSIYTGIIVGIFLTAANYIIGDLLVLPNISASADILTQALVTGLSLWVMRVLIVGFEVSTIMIIIVSISIAGSDWLLHRYIDNEEVEGRGDWPD, encoded by the coding sequence ATGGAGTATATACGGGTAATTTTTATGAAATTTTTATTAATAGAATTAATATCGATTGTATTAGTATCAGTTTTAGGGCCATTATCCATATATACAGGAATAATAGTAGGTATCTTCTTAACTGCTGCTAATTATATTATAGGTGATCTTTTGGTTTTACCTAATATTAGTGCAAGTGCTGACATACTTACTCAAGCATTAGTTACTGGGTTAAGTCTATGGGTAATGAGAGTTTTAATAGTTGGATTTGAAGTTTCAACTATTATGATCATAATAGTTAGTATATCTATTGCTGGTAGTGATTGGTTATTGCATAGATATATAGATAACGAAGAAGTAGAAGGGCGAGGAGACTGGCCAGATTAA
- the pnpS gene encoding two-component system histidine kinase PnpS, producing MFKSIRWRVTTLYLILIIAALLMFSLTLKGFLEDYFITQLEDNILKETRLVRSLLKDEIVSNKRVKKIDRLVDEYSNEAEARITIIGSEGKVLGDSEQDPLKMENHLQRHEVQQSIKTGVGKSTRYSETLKINMKYLALPVKHSGNIVGVVRLALPLTQVKEALADIFSRVINAGLIAIIISLILGLSLTKRITKPIERMTEVAGEMAQGHLDQRLMVTSDDELGRLSYVFNNMADKLKNKINEISDEKNKIEAVLSSMGDGVIAVDNIGKIILFNPSAENFFEVKEEEIIGKYSLEVTRSHKLDQVVMESLEKGEEVSEEIEILYPEERIIRVKATSIKDQDEQIQGVVVVLRDITELRHLEQVRTEFVGNVSHELRTPLTSIKGYVETLLANDNPDSAIYKRFLNVVKDEADRLEQLIIDLLDLSKIESGISGKGYEAINLNQVIEDVLTIVMPKVSDKELNLKIDVPAELAMISGDESQIKRLYINLIDNAVKYTPNCGEVKVKVYEDDEKIWTEISDTGIGIPSEDLPRIFERFYRVDKARSRNLGGTGLGLSIVKHIIEQHNGMIDVESEVEKGTKFIFYFPKVK from the coding sequence ATGTTTAAAAGTATAAGGTGGAGAGTTACAACTCTTTATTTAATATTAATTATAGCAGCATTATTAATGTTTAGTTTAACTTTAAAAGGATTTTTAGAAGACTATTTTATAACACAATTAGAAGATAATATACTTAAAGAGACCAGATTAGTTAGAAGTTTATTAAAGGATGAGATAGTTTCTAATAAAAGAGTCAAAAAGATAGATAGGTTAGTTGATGAGTATAGTAATGAAGCAGAGGCTAGAATCACAATTATTGGAAGTGAAGGTAAAGTATTAGGTGATTCCGAACAGGATCCACTTAAGATGGAAAATCATTTACAGCGACATGAAGTGCAGCAATCAATTAAGACAGGAGTAGGTAAATCTACTCGTTATAGTGAGACTTTAAAAATAAATATGAAATATTTAGCCCTTCCAGTTAAACATAGTGGTAATATAGTGGGGGTGGTTAGACTAGCCTTACCTTTAACTCAAGTTAAAGAAGCTTTAGCAGATATATTTTCACGAGTAATTAATGCTGGTTTAATAGCAATTATTATTTCATTAATTTTAGGTTTGAGTTTAACCAAAAGAATTACTAAACCAATTGAACGGATGACAGAGGTAGCTGGAGAGATGGCTCAAGGACATTTAGATCAAAGATTGATGGTTACTTCTGATGATGAGTTAGGAAGATTAAGTTATGTTTTTAATAATATGGCTGACAAATTAAAGAATAAAATCAATGAAATTTCTGATGAGAAGAATAAAATTGAAGCAGTTTTAAGTAGTATGGGAGATGGAGTAATAGCTGTAGATAATATAGGAAAAATAATTCTTTTCAACCCTTCTGCTGAAAATTTTTTTGAAGTTAAGGAAGAAGAGATCATAGGCAAGTATTCATTAGAAGTAACACGCAGTCATAAATTAGATCAAGTAGTTATGGAATCGCTAGAGAAGGGAGAAGAAGTTTCTGAAGAAATTGAAATCCTTTATCCAGAAGAGAGAATCATTAGAGTTAAAGCAACATCAATCAAAGATCAAGATGAACAGATACAAGGAGTAGTAGTTGTTTTGCGAGATATAACGGAGTTAAGACATTTAGAGCAAGTGAGAACTGAATTTGTAGGAAATGTGTCTCATGAACTTAGAACACCTTTAACTTCTATTAAAGGTTATGTTGAAACTTTATTAGCTAATGATAATCCTGATTCTGCGATTTATAAACGATTTTTGAATGTTGTAAAAGATGAAGCTGATAGATTAGAGCAATTAATAATTGATTTATTAGATTTATCCAAGATAGAGTCCGGAATTAGTGGTAAAGGCTATGAAGCGATTAATTTAAATCAAGTTATTGAAGATGTATTAACAATTGTAATGCCTAAAGTTTCTGATAAAGAACTGAATTTAAAAATAGATGTGCCGGCAGAATTAGCTATGATTTCTGGAGATGAAAGTCAAATTAAAAGATTATATATTAATTTAATTGATAATGCTGTTAAATATACTCCTAATTGTGGAGAAGTTAAGGTTAAAGTATATGAAGATGATGAAAAAATTTGGACTGAGATTAGTGATACTGGTATAGGGATACCATCTGAAGATTTACCAAGAATCTTTGAAAGGTTTTATCGAGTAGATAAGGCTCGTTCACGAAATTTAGGAGGAACTGGATTGGGATTGTCAATAGTTAAACATATTATAGAGCAGCATAATGGGATGATAGATGTGGAAAGTGAAGTAGAGAAAGGCACTAAATTTATTTTTTATTTTCCTAAAGTAAAATAA
- a CDS encoding ABC transporter ATP-binding protein yields the protein MLEVDLYKRLGEFVLDVEFYLDNEILVLFGPSGCGKSTTLELIAGLKTPDRGKVINQGINFFLKEDGKVKENLPINQRRIGYVFQDYSLFPHLTAFENIAYGIHGSDFTKKEIQKKVDELLTELRLKGLANHYPDELSGGQQQRVAIARALIVEPDILLLDEPFSALDTLVREKLRQDLLRIHGEFGIPVIYVTHNLTDVFELADQVAIYNEGKIEQFGAKEEVFYRPRTRNVARFVESKNIFDVVVEECKSEIKLRNDKFNLIAVSNQNFNSGEEVVVVIRPEFIDVLTDIDENVNQRNFYLGVLKKTLSKGAITRLFISIFSEEDYDLIVDTPTDFTNEHRLGAKIGVRLTADYIHIIK from the coding sequence ATGTTAGAGGTTGATTTATATAAAAGATTAGGAGAGTTTGTATTAGATGTAGAGTTTTATTTAGATAATGAAATTTTAGTCTTATTTGGTCCTAGTGGTTGCGGCAAAAGTACTACTCTAGAATTAATTGCTGGATTAAAGACGCCAGACCGAGGTAAGGTTATTAATCAAGGAATAAACTTTTTCTTAAAAGAAGATGGTAAGGTTAAAGAAAATTTACCAATTAATCAAAGGAGAATAGGCTATGTTTTTCAAGATTATAGTCTTTTTCCACATCTTACGGCTTTCGAAAATATAGCATATGGTATTCACGGAAGTGACTTTACAAAAAAAGAAATTCAAAAGAAAGTTGATGAATTATTAACTGAATTAAGACTAAAAGGTTTAGCAAATCATTATCCAGATGAATTATCTGGTGGGCAACAACAGAGAGTTGCTATTGCTCGAGCTTTGATTGTAGAACCAGATATTTTATTATTAGATGAACCATTTTCTGCTTTAGACACGCTAGTTAGAGAGAAGTTAAGACAGGATTTGTTAAGAATTCATGGTGAATTTGGAATTCCTGTTATTTATGTTACTCATAATTTAACAGATGTTTTTGAACTAGCTGATCAAGTAGCGATTTATAATGAAGGTAAAATTGAGCAGTTTGGAGCTAAAGAAGAGGTTTTTTATAGACCAAGAACTAGAAATGTAGCTAGGTTTGTAGAAAGTAAGAATATATTTGATGTAGTAGTAGAAGAATGTAAATCAGAGATAAAATTAAGAAATGATAAATTTAATTTGATTGCAGTTTCTAATCAGAATTTCAATTCAGGAGAAGAAGTAGTAGTGGTTATTAGACCAGAATTTATAGATGTATTGACTGATATAGATGAAAATGTTAATCAAAGAAACTTCTATTTAGGTGTTTTAAAAAAGACATTATCTAAAGGAGCTATTACTAGACTTTTTATTAGTATTTTTAGTGAAGAGGATTATGATTTAATTGTTGATACTCCTACTGACTTTACTAATGAACACCGTTTAGGGGCTAAAATAGGAGTTAGATTAACTGCTGATTATATTCATATAATTAAATAG
- a CDS encoding HPP family protein codes for MLRKILSANNYQRSYTSQFTNKLKNLLVNIKLSELFWSFIGSFIGIGAITYLTFSHDVALLAPSFGASAVLIYGACKVPMAQPKNVIGGHVISALTGIIIYQSLGLSWLSITLGVSLAIVFMSITNTAHPPGGATAFIAIYTKQNFIFILKPILIGALILVITGLLTNYFSSNRQYPNI; via the coding sequence ATGCTTAGAAAAATTTTATCAGCAAATAATTATCAAAGAAGCTATACATCCCAATTTACTAATAAATTAAAGAATCTACTAGTTAATATAAAATTATCTGAATTATTCTGGTCCTTTATAGGAAGTTTCATAGGCATTGGTGCTATTACCTATTTAACTTTTTCTCATGACGTAGCTCTTTTAGCACCATCATTTGGAGCATCTGCAGTCTTAATTTATGGTGCCTGTAAAGTTCCTATGGCCCAGCCTAAAAATGTAATTGGCGGACATGTAATTTCAGCATTAACCGGGATTATTATCTATCAATCCCTCGGTCTTAGTTGGTTATCAATTACTCTAGGAGTATCACTGGCTATAGTCTTTATGTCAATTACTAATACAGCCCATCCTCCAGGTGGTGCAACAGCCTTTATAGCAATTTATACAAAGCAAAACTTTATATTCATCTTAAAACCTATCTTAATCGGTGCTCTTATTTTAGTCATAACAGGATTATTAACTAACTACTTCAGTTCCAACAGACAATATCCCAATATATAA
- the nikR gene encoding nickel-responsive transcriptional regulator NikR produces the protein MSNKLVRFGISMNKDLLEKFDELIVKKGYSNRSEAIRDLIRNRLVENEWEDEDKQVAGTITLIYDHHVKGLSDELNELQHNYHDLFLSTTHVHLDHHNCLEVLVVKGKAGETREVAERLIGTKGVKHGKLTITSTGKGLV, from the coding sequence ATGAGTAATAAATTAGTTAGATTTGGAATATCTATGAATAAAGATCTATTAGAAAAGTTTGATGAATTAATAGTTAAAAAAGGATATTCCAATAGATCAGAAGCGATCAGAGATTTAATTAGAAATAGGTTAGTTGAAAATGAGTGGGAAGATGAAGATAAGCAAGTAGCTGGTACCATTACTTTAATTTATGATCATCATGTTAAAGGATTAAGTGATGAGCTAAATGAATTGCAACATAATTATCATGATTTATTCTTATCTACTACTCATGTTCATCTAGATCATCATAATTGTTTAGAAGTATTAGTTGTTAAAGGAAAAGCAGGCGAGACTAGAGAAGTAGCTGAAAGATTGATAGGTACTAAAGGAGTAAAACATGGTAAATTAACTATTACTTCTACAGGTAAAGGCTTAGTCTAA